The window CTCTCAAGGGTTGTGACAGCAGCCGGGATTCTCGGGAAAAGCGGGTAGTTATCGGACCCACCTCCAGCTACCGGATATGCGGAATCACATATTCCGTTGCTGTTTTCATCTACGCAGGTTTCACTGTAGCCGGTGCCTTCAGGGTTTGCCCAGAAATTTCCTCCAATATACGGGCCCCGGACAAGGTTATTTCTGGTTGCGAGGGTACTCTGCCATGTGTTGTCTGCGTTTACGGTGTTTTCTTCGACATTCTCTGCGTTTTTGAAGTAGTTATTATAGATCATGTTCCTACTGCTCTCCTCAAGGGAGACACCGAAACCGTAGTTGTAAGCAACGAGGTTGTTCTGGATTGTGTTTGAGTCCGAGCCTTCGAGTTTTATCCCAATTTCGTTCAGGGTCATGGTGTTCCCGTTTATGTTATTAGTTCCCGCATCCTGCAGTAAAATCCCGTATTCTGAGTTTCTGGCTCTGAGATTGCTGATATAGCAGTTACCGGCTCCTGTCAGCAAAACCCCTGCTTTCTTAGAGTCCTCTACCCCAAACCCGCTGAAAGTTACCCTTTCCGCAGTTATTTCTACGGTACTTTCTGCAGGGTCAGCCGCCTTTACAATCGTATCCTCAGGGTTTCTCGAGTCAGACCAGATTTTCACCTGTTTGTCTATTTTGAGGTTTTCAACATAAGTCCCGGGGCTTACAAAAATAGTATCTCCGGCTTTTGCAGCGTCTACAGCAGCCTGTATTGTGGTGTAGCCACCGTCTGCTTCAGGATCCACTTTTAAGTTTGCTGCAGAAACGGCAGAGCATGTGCATATGACTGCCAGAATAAATGCCACTGCTACTATTTTTAATACCTGTAACTTCCTTTCTTTTATTTTTTCCATCTTAAGTTCCCCTTTTACTCTTCCATTTCTTTATGGTTTTTTTATTCTTTTTTATCGTTTTAGAAACCTTTAATTTTCTCTTTTTCGAATTTCATCTGTTTTTCCGGAATTAATCTTGTTTGTTTTTCTGGGATTAATCTTATTTGTTTTTCATAGCTAATTCTTTCAATATTTTGTTATGAAAATAATTTTGTCCTGAAAAGATATATCTTTGGAATCCCAAGTTCTGAACAGTAGTTCTTGGAAAGTAGGATCTAATAGATTACGGAAGCGATATTTGTTAAAACTAATCTCTAATAATTTTTAAATGTTAAACTCATGATAAACTGAGTATCCGTTCTTCTCAGGTACCGAAAATATAAAGTCCTGAAACCTGACTATCTATAAATGCACGCAGTTGTAAATGACTGCAGTCACAAAAGTAAAACCTGAAACCCTTATATCTGAATTGTTTTATTTGTCTCGAATGGAGGCTTAAAATGGATGAAAATATTGCGCCCCAACTTGAAGATCTAACCAGGGCGCTTGGAGATCTTGAAAAGACTGGTATCCGGGCAGAATTCGATAAACTTCTTGCTTTTCGCGTACCTCCGGAGATTGCAAAGGAGAGTATCCTCCGAAAGTTTGGGGGAAAAAGAAAAGTCCTGAAGGTAAAAGACCTTTCAGCTTCCCTGAAGAATTTTGAAATAACAGGCAGAATCCTGGACATCGGGGAAAAGGCAATCCGCCCCCGGGAAGGAGCGCCGGATGGGCCTTCCAGGCTGTATCTCGGGGTTCTTGCAGACGAAACGGGTTCTGTCATGTTTTCCTCATGGAAGGAGCTACCAGGTTCAGGTGGAGATGTTATCAATGTCAAGAACGCCTATACTCGCCTCTGGCAGAACAGGATCAGGCTTTCTATAGGGGAGCAATCTCTGGTATCTAAAGTTTCTGACTCTTTACTCCCTCAACTTTCCGAACTCTCCATAAGCCCTGCAAAAAAATTGATTGATATAGGTGCTGCGGATTTCTCCGTCGGAACCGTAGCCTGCGTACTTCAGCTTTCTCACAGGGAAGTTCTGATCAGGGGCAAGCAGTCTAAAGTGATTTCCGGCGTGTTTGCGGATGAGACCGGCAGGCTGCCTTTCAGCGCCTGGGTTGAACTTCCGGGAATTGACATAGGAAGCATAATCAGGATAGAAGGAGCCCAGAGTCGCATGTTCAGGGGAATGCCTTCGATCAATATCCTCAGCAGTACTAAAGTATCTTCAATCGGGTCTGAAGACGCGGAAAGTCTTGCTTTTACATTTGAGTCCGCAGCAAAAGACCCTGTCCCTCTGAAAATAGAAGAGATAGACT is drawn from Methanosarcina lacustris Z-7289 and contains these coding sequences:
- a CDS encoding right-handed parallel beta-helix repeat-containing protein; this encodes MEKIKERKLQVLKIVAVAFILAVICTCSAVSAANLKVDPEADGGYTTIQAAVDAAKAGDTIFVSPGTYVENLKIDKQVKIWSDSRNPEDTIVKAADPAESTVEITAERVTFSGFGVEDSKKAGVLLTGAGNCYISNLRARNSEYGILLQDAGTNNINGNTMTLNEIGIKLEGSDSNTIQNNLVAYNYGFGVSLEESSRNMIYNNYFKNAENVEENTVNADNTWQSTLATRNNLVRGPYIGGNFWANPEGTGYSETCVDENSNGICDSAYPVAGGGSDNYPLFPRIPAAVTTLESKLNTSAYEQGLAGKENATGIETTGNETEGSTEQAGGNATDGNATDGNATDGNATDGNATDGNATNENGAPGPGLGLTVMAAGAAYILKRKR
- a CDS encoding Single-stranded DNA binding protein yields the protein MDENIAPQLEDLTRALGDLEKTGIRAEFDKLLAFRVPPEIAKESILRKFGGKRKVLKVKDLSASLKNFEITGRILDIGEKAIRPREGAPDGPSRLYLGVLADETGSVMFSSWKELPGSGGDVINVKNAYTRLWQNRIRLSIGEQSLVSKVSDSLLPQLSELSISPAKKLIDIGAADFSVGTVACVLQLSHREVLIRGKQSKVISGVFADETGRLPFSAWVELPGIDIGSIIRIEGAQSRMFRGMPSINILSSTKVSSIGSEDAESLAFTFESAAKDPVPLKIEEIDSRDSMFDIAAAGNVVSVRPGSGIISRCPECSRVVQKSNCRAHGKVEGIRDMRIKAILDDGTGAMSVMFPRELAEIIYGKTLEEAEQLMFSDISKDAVYEDLRRILTGRYLAVRGNASKGEYGISFVAESAWVPEDDLTVRAVELLHRLGQDEEEPGSEVSRGGMSLA